A genomic window from Algoriphagus sp. Y33 includes:
- a CDS encoding DedA family protein: protein MHEILLSIPELLSPEFIINRGGLILLLAIIFTENGVFLGFFLPGDSLLFLAGMLCGLPVLNVSIYALVTCIASAAFLGYIVSYFVGLKLGKWLLSRPDSLFFKSKYLNMAASYFEKRQHGAIIIGRFIPVIRTFLPLCLGLIKSDFRLFMIYNLLGALIWTSSLVLSGYFLKIIFPDLIHYIEWIILTLLAITSIPLIRQLLKLKRGDAS from the coding sequence ATGCATGAAATTCTTCTGTCCATCCCTGAGCTTTTAAGCCCTGAATTCATTATAAACCGTGGAGGACTCATTCTCCTACTGGCAATTATATTTACCGAAAACGGGGTATTCTTAGGCTTCTTCCTACCGGGGGATTCCCTGTTGTTCTTGGCGGGAATGCTCTGCGGTTTACCGGTTTTGAATGTATCCATCTATGCGTTGGTTACCTGTATAGCTTCAGCAGCATTTTTAGGATATATCGTATCCTATTTTGTGGGTTTAAAGTTGGGTAAGTGGTTGCTTTCCCGTCCTGACTCACTATTCTTCAAATCAAAATATCTGAATATGGCTGCATCCTATTTTGAAAAGCGACAGCACGGAGCCATCATCATCGGTCGGTTTATTCCTGTCATCCGGACTTTCCTTCCGCTTTGTCTGGGTTTGATCAAGTCTGATTTTAGGCTCTTCATGATTTACAATCTCCTTGGCGCATTGATCTGGACATCGAGCCTGGTGCTATCGGGATATTTCCTGAAAATCATCTTCCCTGATCTCATTCACTATATTGAATGGATTATCCTGACATTGCTTGCCATTACCTCCATTCCGTTAATCAGACAATTACTTAAACTAAAAAGAGGGGATGCTTCCTGA
- a CDS encoding TerC family protein, translating into MSIWIIFIPCILFFLFLDLAVINKNSHVIKSKEAAIWTGVWVAIALSFSGVIWWLFSGDHIQNPTGLRPDQALLKYITGYLIELSLSVDNIFVIAVIFKSFKIPDKYQHRVLFWGILGAIFFRALMIIFGVALINQFEWIIYFFGAFLLFTAFKMFKSDGNEFKPKESFVFKNLRKILPFTANLDGERFFIHKLGIRMATPLFMALVIIELTDILFALDSIPAILAITADPFIVFSSNIFAIMGLRSMYFLISRMLNKFRFINYSLVAILAFVGLKMIFSHHIEIPEWLSLTVIALSLTGGILASILISPKE; encoded by the coding sequence ATGTCTATCTGGATAATTTTCATACCCTGCATTTTGTTTTTCCTTTTTCTTGACCTGGCCGTTATCAACAAAAACTCACATGTCATAAAATCGAAAGAAGCTGCGATCTGGACAGGAGTCTGGGTTGCTATTGCCCTTTCCTTCTCCGGGGTTATCTGGTGGTTATTTTCAGGTGATCATATTCAAAATCCAACTGGCCTGCGCCCGGATCAGGCATTGCTGAAATACATCACCGGATATTTGATCGAGTTATCCTTAAGCGTTGATAATATTTTTGTGATAGCTGTGATTTTCAAGTCATTCAAGATTCCGGACAAATACCAGCACCGGGTTCTTTTTTGGGGGATTTTGGGAGCTATCTTTTTCCGCGCCTTGATGATAATTTTTGGCGTAGCCTTAATTAACCAATTTGAATGGATCATTTATTTTTTTGGGGCCTTTCTTCTTTTCACTGCATTTAAAATGTTCAAATCAGATGGGAATGAGTTCAAACCGAAAGAATCTTTTGTGTTTAAAAATCTGAGAAAAATACTTCCGTTTACAGCTAATTTAGATGGGGAGAGATTTTTCATCCACAAACTAGGAATCAGGATGGCTACTCCACTTTTTATGGCCTTGGTCATCATAGAGCTTACAGACATTCTCTTCGCTCTGGACAGCATCCCTGCCATTCTTGCTATTACCGCTGATCCTTTTATCGTTTTCAGCTCAAATATATTTGCCATCATGGGATTGAGATCCATGTACTTTTTGATTTCCAGAATGCTGAACAAATTCCGCTTCATTAATTATAGTCTGGTAGCGATCCTTGCCTTCGTCGGATTAAAGATGATCTTCTCGCACCATATTGAAATTCCGGAATGGCTCTCCCTTACTGTGATAGCGCTTTCCCTGACAGGCGGAATTTTAGCCTCAATATTGATTTCGCCAAAGGAATAA
- a CDS encoding NmrA family NAD(P)-binding protein — MKKSILVAGATGNLGIRICRELIKRRAEVSAIVRPSADPVKVEALTKMDVKVIRVDMNNIDEIAKACKGINTVVSALAGLADVIVDLQKKVVDAAIQAGVPRFIPSDFCTDYNDLVPGENRNFDLRREFKAYLDSTSIKASSVFNGAFADILKYNIPILNLKDRSIGYWGEKADWKLDFTTMDDTAGFAAEVALDDDAPRDLQIASFQISPNMILAEVNKASDQAFEIHQLSSMEDFAASIKKQRADNPAGENELYAKFQQGQYMYSMFTSQNNELANKRYKGLSWTSGSEYIQSFVK, encoded by the coding sequence ATGAAAAAATCAATATTGGTAGCAGGTGCTACAGGTAATTTGGGAATTAGAATTTGTAGGGAACTAATTAAAAGGAGGGCAGAAGTGAGTGCCATTGTCCGCCCATCTGCAGACCCGGTAAAAGTAGAAGCGCTTACTAAAATGGATGTTAAGGTGATCAGGGTAGACATGAACAACATCGATGAAATTGCGAAAGCATGCAAAGGGATAAATACCGTAGTTTCTGCACTGGCAGGTTTGGCTGATGTAATCGTAGACTTGCAAAAAAAAGTAGTGGATGCTGCCATTCAAGCTGGTGTTCCAAGATTTATTCCTTCCGACTTTTGTACAGATTACAATGATTTAGTTCCTGGTGAAAACAGAAATTTTGACCTAAGGAGAGAATTTAAAGCTTACTTGGACAGTACTTCCATCAAAGCATCTTCTGTTTTCAATGGTGCTTTTGCTGATATACTCAAATACAATATTCCGATATTAAACCTAAAGGACAGAAGCATTGGTTACTGGGGGGAGAAAGCTGACTGGAAATTGGATTTTACTACGATGGACGATACGGCTGGCTTTGCAGCCGAAGTGGCTTTGGACGATGATGCGCCAAGAGATTTGCAGATTGCAAGTTTTCAAATTAGCCCAAATATGATTTTGGCTGAAGTCAATAAAGCTAGTGATCAAGCGTTTGAAATTCATCAATTATCAAGCATGGAGGATTTTGCTGCATCCATTAAAAAGCAAAGAGCTGATAATCCGGCGGGTGAGAATGAATTGTATGCAAAATTCCAACAAGGTCAATACATGTATTCCATGTTCACATCACAAAACAACGAGTTGGCGAATAAGCGGTATAAAGGGCTTTCCTGGACTTCAGGTTCCGAATATATACAGTCATTTGTAAAATAA
- a CDS encoding AI-2E family transporter, producing the protein MKKSSLLQISHSLICIVLGTVILREGAFLIVPFLWGVFFAFALNPLSSWLEEKRIPRGVAILISIALVFILASGIVYLFSNQMSGLLKDLPEIRSSFQDNLGHLLGYMNDQFGLGIRVEEALDSLGKLISPGNLNDLLVQTGKTLALIGIIPIYIFLLLYYKDFFREFLKKLNTSRNQDFILGWTEDSTVLIQSYLTGLLKVTAIVAILAGIFFYSIGLKYFVLFALFIAVMNLIPYIGVLFSSFFTVVYVFLTTDSILLPLITVGVLWGIQLVENNIITPIVVGAEVKLNALVVLLAILIGGWLWGVSGMVLFIPILGIVKIKLEKSESYRALAYILGDKIPVFEKRENFWKIFIGKLTGK; encoded by the coding sequence ATGAAAAAGTCAAGTTTGCTTCAAATTTCCCATAGTCTGATTTGTATAGTTTTAGGTACAGTTATTTTAAGAGAAGGAGCATTTTTGATTGTTCCTTTTTTATGGGGGGTATTCTTTGCATTTGCCTTAAATCCACTGTCCAGTTGGTTGGAAGAAAAGCGAATACCGCGTGGAGTCGCTATACTCATAAGCATTGCATTGGTTTTTATTCTTGCTTCAGGAATTGTATACCTATTCAGTAATCAGATGTCCGGTCTGTTAAAGGATCTACCTGAAATTCGTTCATCCTTTCAGGATAATTTGGGCCATTTGTTAGGTTATATGAACGATCAGTTCGGACTAGGGATAAGAGTAGAGGAGGCGCTTGACAGCCTAGGTAAACTGATAAGCCCCGGAAATTTGAATGACCTTCTTGTGCAGACAGGAAAAACCTTGGCGTTGATCGGAATTATACCCATATACATTTTTCTACTGTTGTACTATAAGGATTTTTTCAGAGAATTTCTCAAAAAGCTCAATACATCAAGAAATCAGGATTTTATATTGGGGTGGACAGAAGATTCTACCGTTTTGATCCAATCCTACCTGACCGGACTTCTAAAGGTGACTGCAATTGTTGCTATTTTGGCAGGAATATTTTTTTATAGTATTGGTTTGAAATATTTCGTACTGTTTGCTTTGTTTATCGCAGTGATGAATCTTATTCCGTATATAGGGGTGTTGTTTAGTTCTTTCTTCACAGTGGTGTATGTTTTTTTAACAACAGATTCAATTTTACTCCCTCTTATTACAGTGGGAGTATTATGGGGAATCCAATTAGTAGAAAATAATATCATTACTCCTATTGTAGTAGGTGCTGAAGTCAAGCTTAATGCCTTGGTCGTCTTATTGGCAATTTTGATTGGTGGCTGGCTCTGGGGAGTGTCTGGTATGGTGCTCTTTATTCCAATATTGGGAATTGTCAAAATCAAACTGGAAAAATCTGAAAGCTATAGAGCACTGGCATACATCCTTGGTGACAAGATACCTGTGTTTGAAAAAAGGGAGAACTTTTGGAAGATTTTTATTGGAAAGCTAACCGGAAAGTGA
- a CDS encoding Crp/Fnr family transcriptional regulator: MKEFLDFIKARVSISEQDLTTVLSKFKELTIKKGTLVLRKGQLANQYYFVKSGGLRLFYGEYDEQHTSWAFFENDFFTEISSLHAQVPTRFNIEAIEGTELLVINKSEMDHLYKLLPVWQEFGRKIWEEMCAKQVDQNLNYQTLSAKEIYLELLKNSDFIKKIPVKQLATILGITPNALSRIRKNIK; this comes from the coding sequence ATGAAAGAATTTCTAGATTTTATAAAAGCCCGTGTATCTATAAGTGAACAGGATCTTACCACTGTTCTCTCAAAATTCAAAGAATTAACAATCAAGAAAGGGACGCTTGTTTTGAGAAAAGGACAACTGGCTAATCAGTATTATTTCGTAAAATCCGGTGGTCTGCGCCTCTTTTATGGAGAGTATGATGAGCAACATACTTCTTGGGCATTTTTTGAGAATGATTTTTTCACTGAGATTTCAAGCCTGCATGCCCAAGTACCCACTCGCTTTAACATTGAAGCCATAGAGGGTACCGAACTTCTGGTAATCAATAAATCTGAAATGGATCATCTCTATAAGCTATTGCCTGTATGGCAAGAGTTTGGAAGAAAAATCTGGGAAGAAATGTGCGCCAAGCAAGTGGATCAAAATCTAAATTACCAAACTTTATCAGCAAAAGAAATATACCTGGAATTGCTCAAAAATTCGGATTTTATTAAAAAGATACCTGTCAAACAGTTGGCTACCATTCTTGGCATTACCCCCAACGCACTCAGTAGAATCCGAAAAAACATCAAGTAA
- a CDS encoding SusC/RagA family TonB-linked outer membrane protein produces MTAKKSIWQCVITACLLFIINFSFAQQTNVEGKVIDATNEPLPGATVLVKGTNRGTVTGIDGNYVIQASVGEILIFSFVGFESIEQEVGNSTTINVTLTEGLALNEVVVTALGVERETKALGYAVQAVEGDRFTEARETNVINSLSGRVAGVQVTNSSSGIGGSSRVTIRGESSLNINGNQPLFVVNGVPISNNIVGSSGSSNQEVDYGNAAGEINPDDIESMTVLKGPAAAALYGSRAANGAILITTKSGKGKKGLGITINSNTTFDNALRLPDWQNTYGQGNNGQFEFVNGAGSGIADGVDESWGPRLDAGLMIPQFDSPRDVNGFRGGDLNAPEGSVILPTPWVSSPDNINDFFRTGVTLSNNVALAAANENANIRLSWTNLDQKGIVPNTDLKRNTISMNGGLNLTDKLTVNSTVNFQRTDSGNRPNISYGTENLMYLWIWYGRQVNTANLRDYWMPGLEGQQQYNYNYNYHDNPYFNVYENTNGQAKDRIYGNISVNYKFTDKLNLMLRTGLDTYNELRDRKRAFSTQRFPKGNYREDNLYFSEINSDFLLTYSESNSEVFTYSIAVGGNQMRQENRYLQTVAPQLLIPNIYNFTNTAVNLQVTQYNSEKRINSLYGFGQIGYKNILFLDLTGRNDWSSTLPADNNSYFYPSATFGAVISDMVTMPGFISFLKTRLAYAEVGNDTDPYSLSNVYSSQTAWGSIQSKSESNRLSNSELKPERTGAFETGLDVRFFEGRLGIDFTYFDNRTKNQIIPIELDIATGYASRIINAGEIQNRGIEIVMSANPIRNSSGFSWNLMANFTRNRGKVLELTEGLDTYSLTGRNGADIQARVGERMGNIYGRGFARVEDEDSEYFGQIIHNSTGTPLMDPELKLQGNYNPDWMLGLQNNFSYKGINLGFLFDFRYGGIVVSRTKTIGSTSGQLAETLYGRETGYDLEGEGNGIISEGVVANADGSYSPNTFETTSRNWHNRYYERDNVEAAKYDATFLKLREVTLGYTIPRSILGRLPFEDVKISLVGRNLVLWTENPHFDPETMAMGGGTLIPGVEDMSFPSTRSIGFNLNVKF; encoded by the coding sequence ATGACTGCTAAAAAAAGCATTTGGCAATGTGTGATAACGGCTTGCTTGCTGTTTATCATCAATTTTTCTTTCGCCCAACAAACCAATGTTGAGGGGAAGGTAATTGACGCAACTAATGAGCCTCTACCCGGAGCAACGGTACTGGTTAAAGGTACTAACCGGGGAACGGTAACCGGTATTGATGGAAACTATGTTATACAAGCTAGCGTAGGAGAGATTTTGATCTTTTCTTTCGTAGGCTTTGAATCTATCGAGCAAGAAGTAGGAAATTCAACTACAATTAACGTTACGCTCACAGAAGGTCTTGCACTCAATGAAGTAGTGGTGACTGCCCTTGGAGTGGAGCGGGAGACCAAAGCCTTGGGTTACGCTGTGCAAGCCGTTGAGGGGGATAGATTTACGGAGGCTCGGGAGACAAACGTAATTAACTCCCTGAGCGGAAGAGTAGCGGGTGTTCAGGTCACCAACAGTTCTTCAGGAATCGGAGGATCCAGCCGGGTTACTATCCGTGGAGAGTCCTCTTTGAATATCAATGGAAACCAACCCTTGTTTGTAGTGAACGGTGTTCCAATATCTAACAATATAGTTGGTTCTTCCGGGTCTTCCAATCAGGAAGTGGATTACGGTAATGCCGCGGGTGAGATCAACCCTGACGATATTGAGTCCATGACTGTTTTGAAAGGGCCCGCTGCAGCTGCACTATACGGCTCTAGAGCTGCAAATGGGGCTATTTTGATTACTACCAAATCAGGCAAAGGCAAGAAAGGCTTGGGAATCACTATTAACTCCAACACTACTTTTGACAATGCGCTAAGACTTCCGGATTGGCAGAATACGTACGGTCAGGGAAATAACGGTCAATTTGAATTTGTAAACGGAGCAGGTTCAGGTATCGCTGATGGGGTGGATGAAAGCTGGGGTCCAAGACTGGATGCCGGCTTAATGATTCCTCAGTTCGATTCTCCAAGAGATGTCAACGGCTTCAGGGGTGGGGATCTCAATGCGCCTGAAGGAAGTGTGATCCTACCTACTCCTTGGGTGTCGAGTCCGGACAACATCAATGACTTTTTCCGTACAGGTGTGACGCTTTCAAATAACGTGGCGCTAGCTGCCGCCAATGAGAATGCAAATATTCGCCTATCCTGGACCAACTTGGATCAAAAAGGAATTGTGCCAAATACGGATCTAAAGAGAAATACCATTTCCATGAATGGGGGGCTTAACCTTACGGATAAACTCACAGTAAACTCTACGGTTAACTTTCAGAGAACTGACAGCGGAAACAGACCAAATATCAGTTACGGTACGGAAAACCTGATGTACTTGTGGATTTGGTATGGCCGTCAGGTCAATACGGCAAACCTGAGAGATTACTGGATGCCGGGATTGGAAGGCCAGCAACAGTATAATTACAACTATAACTATCATGATAATCCATATTTCAATGTGTATGAAAATACCAACGGACAGGCTAAGGATAGAATCTATGGTAATATCTCGGTAAACTACAAGTTCACCGATAAGCTAAACTTGATGCTGAGAACAGGTTTGGATACCTATAATGAATTAAGAGATCGGAAAAGAGCATTTAGTACGCAGCGTTTTCCGAAAGGAAATTACAGGGAAGACAACTTGTATTTCTCCGAAATCAACTCTGATTTCTTATTGACTTATTCTGAATCTAACAGTGAGGTATTTACTTATAGTATTGCGGTAGGTGGGAACCAAATGCGTCAGGAAAACAGGTACTTGCAGACGGTAGCTCCTCAGCTATTGATCCCGAACATTTACAACTTCACCAATACAGCAGTAAACCTTCAGGTGACTCAGTACAATTCGGAGAAGCGCATCAACTCTTTATATGGTTTCGGTCAGATTGGTTACAAAAACATCCTTTTCCTAGACCTCACAGGCAGAAATGACTGGTCAAGTACGTTACCTGCTGATAATAATAGCTATTTCTATCCTTCTGCTACATTCGGTGCTGTGATCTCTGATATGGTGACTATGCCGGGATTTATTTCATTTCTAAAAACAAGATTAGCCTATGCTGAGGTGGGAAATGATACCGATCCATACAGCCTTTCCAATGTCTATAGCTCACAGACTGCCTGGGGGTCTATTCAGTCAAAATCTGAATCAAACAGACTTTCCAACTCAGAATTAAAGCCTGAAAGAACCGGTGCATTTGAAACGGGGCTTGATGTGCGTTTTTTTGAAGGAAGATTGGGCATTGACTTTACTTACTTCGACAACAGAACCAAAAACCAGATTATTCCAATTGAACTGGATATAGCTACCGGTTATGCTTCCAGGATAATCAATGCAGGTGAGATTCAAAATAGGGGAATAGAAATCGTGATGAGCGCAAATCCAATCAGAAACAGCTCCGGATTTAGCTGGAATCTGATGGCCAACTTCACGCGAAACAGGGGTAAAGTTCTAGAATTGACGGAAGGTCTTGACACCTATTCTCTTACAGGCAGAAACGGAGCCGATATTCAGGCGAGAGTAGGGGAAAGAATGGGGAATATTTACGGAAGAGGCTTTGCCAGAGTAGAGGATGAAGATTCTGAATATTTTGGCCAGATCATCCACAATTCCACAGGAACGCCACTTATGGATCCGGAATTGAAGCTTCAGGGAAATTACAATCCGGATTGGATGCTTGGCTTGCAAAACAACTTCAGCTACAAGGGAATCAATCTGGGATTCTTGTTTGACTTTAGATATGGGGGAATAGTCGTGTCAAGAACCAAGACTATCGGAAGTACTTCCGGTCAGCTTGCAGAAACCCTTTACGGTCGCGAAACCGGCTATGATTTAGAAGGCGAAGGCAACGGCATCATCAGTGAGGGTGTAGTGGCAAATGCGGACGGTTCTTACAGTCCAAATACTTTCGAAACTACTTCCAGAAACTGGCACAACAGATACTATGAACGGGATAATGTGGAAGCGGCTAAGTATGATGCTACTTTCTTGAAGCTTAGGGAAGTGACATTGGGTTATACTATCCCAAGATCTATTTTGGGCAGATTGCCCTTTGAAGATGTGAAAATCTCCTTGGTAGGCAGAAACCTGGTGCTTTGGACAGAGAATCCCCACTTCGATCCTGAGACGATGGCAATGGGTGGCGGTACGCTAATCCCCGGTGTGGAGGATATGTCTTTTCCATCTACAAGAAGTATTGGTTTTAATCTTAACGTAAAGTTCTAA